A window of Flavobacterium flavigenum contains these coding sequences:
- a CDS encoding RNA polymerase sigma factor has protein sequence MEINSKIEKAKQGDQIAFTFLLDFYWNEVYGFMLKRTENETVAEDITIETFSKAFDKIASYNPEFQFNTWLISIAKNVYIDLLRKKKSSLFIEITDNEDQQAYNIADPTPSAEDALIKEQNLSRLLLCIKELKPHYQEVIQLRYFQEMTYQEIALKINEPLSNVKVKLLRAKKLLAEIIERNR, from the coding sequence TTGGAAATAAATTCTAAAATAGAAAAAGCAAAACAAGGCGATCAGATCGCCTTTACTTTTTTATTAGATTTTTATTGGAATGAAGTGTACGGATTTATGCTCAAACGTACAGAAAATGAAACTGTAGCCGAAGATATTACCATTGAAACTTTTTCAAAAGCTTTTGACAAAATCGCAAGTTATAACCCGGAATTTCAATTCAACACCTGGTTAATCAGTATTGCAAAAAATGTTTACATTGATTTACTTCGCAAAAAGAAATCCAGTCTTTTTATAGAAATAACTGACAACGAAGATCAGCAGGCATACAACATTGCCGACCCTACCCCATCTGCCGAGGATGCATTAATTAAGGAGCAAAATTTATCCCGTCTGCTTTTATGCATCAAAGAATTAAAACCCCATTATCAGGAAGTCATTCAGTTACGATATTTTCAGGAAATGACATATCAGGAGATTGCACTCAAAATAAATGAGCCTTTAAGCAATGTAAAAGTAAAATTACTTCGGGCTAAAAAATTATTGGCAGAAATTATCGAACGTAACAGGTAA
- a CDS encoding energy transducer TonB, with protein MSKLSLYETKWTDLVFENKNKEYGAYQLRQENTKTTVTALFTALLLIATLGAISVVINKFRPVDITAQQPTIFDDPLVPVNMDPTIVQPKTEEPIAPPMQESAPASTEVQLVNPVVAPTHEATPEVIAPNTNNASTVDNTSAGTGTVVNTLPTTGGNGTGGEATASAGDGNSVVSTAILDKMPEFPGGMAKFYTYVGNNFNKPELDAERTLRVYVSFVIEKDGSMTDITVKNDPGYGLGKEAIRVLKSLKTKWTPGILEGKPVRTAYNLPITIKTEME; from the coding sequence ATGTCTAAATTAAGCCTTTACGAAACCAAATGGACTGATCTTGTTTTCGAGAATAAAAACAAAGAGTACGGCGCGTACCAATTACGTCAGGAGAATACCAAAACAACTGTTACTGCACTTTTTACAGCATTATTATTGATCGCTACATTGGGAGCTATATCTGTTGTAATCAACAAATTTAGACCTGTTGATATTACAGCTCAGCAACCTACAATTTTTGATGACCCGCTAGTTCCAGTAAATATGGATCCAACAATTGTACAGCCAAAAACAGAAGAACCAATTGCTCCACCTATGCAGGAAAGCGCTCCGGCATCAACTGAAGTACAATTAGTAAATCCGGTAGTAGCTCCAACTCATGAAGCAACACCGGAAGTTATCGCACCAAACACAAATAATGCTTCTACAGTAGATAATACTTCTGCCGGAACAGGAACCGTAGTGAATACATTACCAACAACCGGCGGTAATGGAACGGGAGGAGAAGCGACTGCATCAGCAGGTGATGGTAATTCGGTTGTAAGCACCGCTATATTAGACAAAATGCCTGAATTCCCAGGCGGAATGGCGAAGTTCTACACTTATGTTGGTAACAACTTCAACAAACCTGAACTGGACGCTGAAAGAACATTGAGGGTATATGTTTCTTTTGTTATCGAAAAAGATGGTTCAATGACTGACATCACAGTAAAAAATGATCCAGGTTACGGTTTAGGAAAAGAAGCTATACGTGTTCTAAAATCATTAAAAACAAAATGGACTCCTGGAATATTGGAAGGAAAGCCAGTGCGAACAGCATATAATCTTCCAATCACGATAAAAACAGAAATGGAATAA
- a CDS encoding PH domain-containing protein, whose protein sequence is MGIFSAILGNASSVSQEDLIKKYGQLLTDNEQFEIGFKLIRDTFIFTNKRLILVDVQGITGSKTEYKSITYKSITRFSVETAGTFDLDAELKIWVSSELQPSIVKQFNKSVNVYDVQKVLAHHVLG, encoded by the coding sequence ATGGGAATATTTTCAGCTATCCTTGGTAACGCAAGTTCTGTAAGCCAGGAAGATTTAATTAAAAAATACGGACAGCTTTTGACTGATAATGAGCAATTTGAAATAGGATTCAAATTAATCCGTGACACTTTTATCTTTACAAACAAAAGATTAATTTTAGTTGACGTACAGGGAATCACAGGCAGCAAAACAGAATATAAATCAATTACATATAAAAGCATTACACGATTTAGTGTAGAAACTGCCGGAACTTTTGACCTTGATGCCGAATTAAAAATTTGGGTTTCCAGCGAATTACAGCCAAGCATTGTAAAACAATTCAATAAATCGGTAAATGTATATGATGTTCAAAAAGTATTAGCACATCACGTTTTAGGTTAA
- a CDS encoding M48 family metalloprotease, protein MKNKFIVLGILFASLSFTKVQAQINFGEKAIGAVQKGVASFSLTNADAAKLSKEAVDKLDAENQVAGPNDPYTLRLNRLFGKHTSGEGYTLNYKVYKLKEVNAFATADGSVRVYSGLMDIMDDNELLAVIGHEIGHVANNDSRDAMRAAYQKEALIDGVSSQSATISSITDSQLGKIGSAMIDSKHSRKQESEADLFAYDFMKKNGYNVNAEESAFRILAKMSEGNEASFLEKMMSSHPDSKQRAEDAKKRAEKDGVYKSYVQQKIDNTVPVKKTTTTKKTTTKKTITKKK, encoded by the coding sequence ATGAAAAATAAATTTATAGTTCTAGGGATTCTATTCGCTTCTTTGAGCTTTACAAAAGTACAGGCGCAGATTAACTTTGGTGAAAAAGCAATAGGGGCAGTTCAAAAAGGAGTGGCTAGTTTTAGTCTGACAAATGCAGATGCGGCTAAATTATCTAAAGAGGCCGTAGATAAATTAGATGCTGAAAATCAAGTTGCAGGGCCAAATGATCCGTACACACTAAGATTGAACAGGCTTTTTGGAAAACATACTTCCGGTGAAGGTTATACTTTGAACTATAAAGTGTACAAATTAAAAGAAGTAAATGCATTTGCAACAGCGGATGGAAGTGTACGTGTGTATTCCGGACTAATGGATATTATGGATGATAATGAACTGCTGGCTGTAATTGGTCATGAAATTGGTCACGTTGCTAATAATGATTCAAGAGATGCTATGCGTGCAGCTTATCAAAAAGAAGCTTTGATTGATGGGGTTTCTTCACAGTCTGCAACAATTTCAAGTATTACGGATAGTCAGCTGGGTAAAATTGGAAGTGCTATGATTGATAGCAAACATAGTCGTAAACAAGAATCTGAAGCAGATTTATTTGCCTATGATTTTATGAAAAAAAATGGTTATAACGTTAATGCTGAAGAATCAGCTTTCAGGATTTTAGCCAAAATGAGTGAAGGCAATGAAGCATCATTTTTAGAAAAAATGATGAGTTCGCACCCGGACTCAAAACAAAGAGCGGAAGATGCTAAAAAGAGAGCTGAAAAAGATGGAGTATATAAATCCTATGTGCAGCAAAAAATAGACAATACTGTACCAGTTAAAAAAACAACTACTACAAAAAAGACAACCACAAAGAAAACAATTACTAAAAAGAAATAA
- the lipA gene encoding lipoyl synthase has product METVVENIPAGKPKWLKVKLPIGQKYTELRGLVDKYSLNTICTSGSCPNMGECWGEGTATFMILGNVCTRSCGFCGVKTGRPETVDWDEPEKVARSIKIMNIKHAVITSVDRDDLKDGGSIIWIETVKAIRRMNPNTTLETLIPDFQGIERNLDRIVEANPEVVSHNMETVRRLTREVRIQAKYDRSLEVLRYLKEKGINRTKSGIMLGLGETEEEVFQTMTDLRNANVDVVTIGQYLQPSKKHLPVKEFITPEQFARYEKFGLELGFRHVESGPLVRSSYKAQKHIL; this is encoded by the coding sequence ATGGAAACTGTTGTCGAAAATATACCTGCCGGAAAACCTAAATGGTTAAAAGTAAAACTTCCGATTGGTCAAAAATACACTGAACTTCGCGGTTTGGTAGATAAATATAGCTTAAATACGATCTGTACTTCAGGAAGCTGTCCTAACATGGGAGAATGCTGGGGTGAAGGAACAGCAACTTTTATGATTTTAGGAAATGTCTGTACACGTTCTTGCGGTTTTTGTGGTGTAAAAACAGGAAGACCGGAAACAGTAGACTGGGATGAACCGGAAAAAGTAGCACGTTCTATCAAAATAATGAACATTAAACATGCTGTAATCACAAGTGTGGACAGAGATGATTTAAAAGATGGCGGTTCTATTATCTGGATCGAAACCGTAAAAGCAATTCGCCGCATGAACCCAAACACAACCCTTGAAACTTTAATTCCGGATTTCCAGGGAATTGAAAGAAATCTGGACCGAATTGTAGAAGCAAATCCTGAGGTGGTTTCCCACAACATGGAAACAGTAAGACGTTTGACCCGTGAAGTACGTATTCAGGCCAAATATGACCGTAGTTTAGAAGTATTACGCTACTTAAAAGAAAAGGGAATCAACAGAACAAAATCAGGAATTATGTTAGGGCTTGGTGAAACAGAAGAAGAAGTTTTTCAAACCATGACTGATTTACGCAATGCAAATGTTGACGTAGTAACTATTGGCCAATATTTACAGCCAAGCAAAAAACATTTACCTGTAAAAGAGTTTATTACTCCTGAACAATTTGCCCGATATGAAAAATTTGGACTTGAACTAGGATTCCGCCATGTAGAGAGCGGTCCTCTTGTTCGATCCTCTTATAAAGCACAAAAACATATATTGTAA
- the gap gene encoding type I glyceraldehyde-3-phosphate dehydrogenase, translating into MKSRIAINGFGRIGRNLFRLLINHPEIEVVAINDIADNKTMSHLVKYDSIHGVLPFAVSHDEKSIIVDKKHYLFFHENKISNLDWKSHNIDFVIESTGKYKTHEELNTHIEAGAKRVILSAPSEVDTIKTVVLGVNEGILDGSEKIVSNASCTTNNAAPMIKIIDELCGIEQAYITTIHSYTTDQSLHDQPHKDLRRARGASQSIVPTTTGAAKALTKIFPNLHQKIGGCGIRVPVPDGSLTDITFNVKRAVTIEEINDAFQNASKTYLKNILDYTEDPIVSVDVIGNTNSCLFDSQLTSVIDKMVKVVGWYDNEIGYSSRLIDLILLMKKT; encoded by the coding sequence TTGAAAAGTAGAATTGCTATAAATGGTTTTGGAAGAATCGGCAGAAATTTATTTCGATTACTTATAAACCATCCTGAAATTGAAGTTGTTGCAATCAATGATATTGCAGATAATAAAACGATGTCGCATTTGGTAAAATATGACAGTATTCATGGAGTTTTGCCTTTTGCAGTATCTCATGATGAAAAAAGCATAATCGTGGATAAAAAACATTATTTATTCTTTCATGAAAATAAGATTTCAAATTTAGACTGGAAAAGTCATAATATTGATTTTGTAATTGAATCAACGGGAAAATATAAAACCCACGAAGAATTAAATACACATATTGAAGCAGGGGCTAAAAGAGTAATTCTTTCTGCGCCGTCTGAAGTAGATACCATAAAAACTGTTGTTTTAGGAGTAAATGAAGGGATTTTGGACGGAAGTGAAAAAATTGTTTCGAATGCGAGCTGTACAACAAACAATGCAGCCCCAATGATCAAAATAATTGACGAGTTGTGTGGCATTGAACAAGCTTACATTACAACAATTCACTCTTATACGACCGATCAGAGTTTGCACGATCAGCCGCATAAAGATTTAAGAAGAGCAAGAGGAGCCAGCCAGTCGATTGTTCCTACAACAACAGGAGCAGCTAAGGCACTTACAAAAATCTTCCCAAATCTGCATCAAAAGATTGGAGGCTGTGGTATTAGGGTTCCGGTACCGGACGGCTCTTTAACAGACATTACGTTCAACGTAAAACGCGCTGTAACTATCGAAGAAATTAATGATGCTTTTCAAAATGCATCAAAAACATATTTAAAAAACATATTAGATTACACAGAAGATCCAATCGTATCAGTAGATGTAATAGGCAATACAAATTCATGCCTATTTGACTCTCAACTAACTTCTGTCATTGATAAAATGGTAAAAGTGGTTGGCTGGTATGATAATGAGATAGGTTATTCATCAAGGCTTATCGATTTAATTTTGCTGATGAAAAAAACATAA
- a CDS encoding tetratricopeptide repeat-containing hybrid sensor histidine kinase/response regulator codes for MKYVFIFISFFSTLLYSQAKPNTNTLLHDNKSSSPDKKAVDIVGKSDYGNSYEYSNFQKAMSFKLLKKYDLASKTLKEIIRSPENTKTSAIKSESYYQLGLLETQLKKSDSAILYFNKALDLNAKTQNLKQKASIILAISQYYKNKKEFERAYNYLNEHFQIEQNILKLKNSKSNADKYKKINEVHLLNEERRINEEKAQIKTYRYSKLISILAIALISILSLLSLALYKNNVIRNQNNLLLREKNKELILAKNKAEEASKARSEFLSTVSHELRTPLNAINGIAHLLLEENPKESQLKYLDSLKFSGNYLTTFINEILEINKIDSSKIEIEKISFDLKALLNNIQNSLKELAAANDNDFLLDIDDAIPDNLIGDTTKLSQIILNLINNALKFTQNGQVIVIAKLHALENEKATVYFEITDTGIGIPKDKQKKVFESFSQGSVEVNRKYGGTGLGLTIVKKLIHLLGGKIHLESEVGKGSTFNFKLNFDISKSPLEKIQETRHYNDDQLKNKLILLIEDNKINQMITRKMLENKSISCEILDNGEEAIELLKTKSFDLILMDVHLPGINGTTATQLIREFDKRTPIIALTAISLDENREQLLSFGMNDVITKPFVPDIFYNTIAQFFD; via the coding sequence ATGAAATACGTTTTTATTTTTATCAGTTTTTTTTCCACCCTTTTGTATTCGCAGGCTAAACCGAATACAAATACTCTTTTGCATGATAACAAATCGTCCAGCCCAGATAAAAAAGCTGTCGATATTGTTGGCAAATCGGATTACGGAAATTCTTATGAATATTCGAATTTCCAGAAAGCGATGTCTTTCAAATTGTTAAAAAAATACGATTTAGCTTCTAAAACACTAAAAGAAATAATCCGGAGTCCGGAAAATACCAAAACTTCAGCAATCAAGTCAGAATCCTATTATCAACTTGGATTACTAGAAACGCAATTAAAGAAAAGTGATTCCGCTATTTTATACTTTAATAAAGCTTTGGATTTAAATGCAAAAACTCAAAATTTAAAACAAAAAGCCAGTATTATATTAGCAATAAGTCAATATTATAAAAACAAAAAGGAATTCGAACGTGCTTACAACTATCTAAACGAACATTTTCAGATTGAACAGAATATTCTAAAATTAAAGAATAGTAAATCCAATGCTGATAAATATAAAAAAATCAATGAAGTTCATCTTTTAAACGAAGAAAGAAGAATAAATGAAGAAAAAGCACAGATTAAAACATACAGATACTCCAAATTAATCAGTATTCTGGCTATTGCACTAATTTCTATTTTATCACTACTAAGTCTTGCTCTCTACAAAAACAATGTTATCAGAAACCAAAATAATTTACTTTTAAGAGAAAAAAATAAAGAGCTTATTCTGGCAAAAAATAAAGCCGAAGAAGCTTCAAAAGCCAGATCTGAGTTTTTATCTACAGTAAGCCATGAACTTCGAACCCCATTAAATGCAATTAATGGTATTGCACATTTATTACTTGAAGAAAATCCCAAAGAATCACAATTAAAATATTTAGATTCGTTAAAATTCTCCGGAAATTACCTCACTACATTTATCAATGAAATACTTGAAATCAACAAAATTGATTCAAGTAAAATTGAAATAGAAAAAATTAGCTTTGACTTAAAAGCTTTACTTAACAATATCCAGAATTCGTTAAAAGAGTTAGCAGCTGCAAATGACAATGATTTCTTACTGGACATAGACGATGCTATTCCGGATAATTTAATTGGCGACACAACAAAGCTTTCACAGATTATCCTGAATTTAATCAACAATGCATTAAAGTTTACTCAAAACGGACAAGTCATAGTTATTGCTAAGCTACATGCACTCGAAAATGAAAAAGCGACGGTTTATTTTGAAATAACTGATACCGGAATCGGAATCCCAAAAGACAAGCAGAAAAAAGTCTTTGAAAGTTTTTCACAAGGTTCTGTAGAAGTAAATCGCAAATATGGCGGAACAGGCTTAGGCCTTACCATTGTAAAAAAGCTCATTCACCTCTTAGGAGGCAAAATTCATTTAGAAAGTGAAGTGGGTAAAGGTTCTACATTTAATTTTAAATTAAACTTTGATATCAGCAAAAGCCCATTAGAAAAAATTCAGGAGACAAGACATTATAATGATGACCAGTTAAAAAACAAACTCATTTTATTGATTGAAGACAATAAAATCAATCAGATGATCACCAGAAAAATGCTCGAAAACAAATCTATATCTTGTGAAATACTTGATAATGGAGAGGAAGCAATCGAATTACTAAAAACAAAAAGTTTTGATTTAATTTTAATGGATGTCCACTTACCAGGCATAAATGGCACAACAGCCACTCAGCTAATCCGGGAATTCGACAAAAGAACACCAATCATTGCCCTTACCGCCATTTCACTGGACGAAAACAGAGAACAGCTTTTATCTTTTGGAATGAATGATGTGATTACAAAACCTTTTGTGCCTGATATATTCTACAATACTATTGCTCAATTCTTTGATTAA
- the lpxK gene encoding tetraacyldisaccharide 4'-kinase, which produces MKLLRYILFPFAILYGFINSIRNFLFDKAILKSTSFDIPVIAVGNLSVGGTGKTPQIEYLIRLLSNQYKVATLSRGYKRKSEGFVLAGNNSNAEILGDEPFQFYQKFPNIQVAVDANRTNGIKQLLSQKNKPEIILLDDAYQHRKVKAGFYILLTAFDDLYADDFILPTGNLRESRSGARRANIIVVTKCPKNLSDEKQEEIRLKLNLNCSQQLYFTFIEYDDSIYNLEDKIAVTEIKSESKVLLAGIAKPKPFFDFLKTENDECLIFPDHHHFSETNLNEIQNKAQGKKIITTEKDYVRLKDVRMISKLYYLPIKSTFVNHQQNFDATILNYVKG; this is translated from the coding sequence ATGAAATTACTCCGATATATACTTTTCCCGTTTGCCATTTTATACGGATTCATTAATTCAATTCGTAATTTCCTTTTTGATAAAGCAATTTTAAAATCAACTTCATTTGATATCCCGGTTATAGCCGTTGGTAATTTAAGTGTTGGAGGAACAGGTAAAACGCCACAAATAGAATACTTAATCCGATTATTGTCGAATCAATACAAAGTGGCTACTTTAAGCCGTGGTTACAAGAGAAAATCGGAAGGTTTTGTTTTGGCCGGCAATAATTCAAATGCTGAAATTCTGGGAGATGAACCTTTTCAGTTTTATCAAAAATTCCCCAATATTCAGGTGGCGGTTGACGCAAACAGAACCAATGGAATCAAGCAATTGCTTTCACAAAAGAATAAGCCTGAAATTATTTTACTGGATGATGCTTATCAGCACCGAAAAGTAAAAGCCGGGTTTTATATTTTATTGACTGCATTTGATGATTTGTATGCAGATGATTTTATACTGCCAACTGGAAATTTACGGGAGAGCAGAAGTGGAGCCAGGAGAGCCAATATTATTGTCGTTACAAAGTGCCCTAAAAACCTGTCTGATGAAAAGCAGGAAGAAATCCGTTTAAAATTAAATTTAAATTGCTCACAACAACTTTATTTTACTTTTATAGAGTATGATGATTCAATTTATAATTTGGAAGACAAAATAGCTGTAACCGAAATAAAATCAGAATCAAAAGTGCTTTTAGCCGGAATTGCAAAACCGAAACCTTTTTTTGATTTTCTAAAAACTGAAAATGATGAATGCCTGATTTTTCCTGATCATCATCATTTTTCTGAAACAAACTTGAATGAAATTCAGAATAAGGCTCAAGGCAAAAAAATCATTACAACTGAAAAAGATTACGTTCGGTTGAAAGATGTCCGGATGATTTCGAAATTGTATTATTTGCCTATAAAAAGTACTTTTGTCAATCATCAGCAAAATTTTGACGCTACTATTTTGAATTATGTGAAAGGTTAA
- a CDS encoding Txe/YoeB family addiction module toxin — translation MGKFRIEIKELAKKQIIQHYKSGDKKSIKNIEKILLELSQTPFEGIGNPEPLKYELTGFWSRRINQKDRMIYYLEDDTVTVFVVSAKGHYSHK, via the coding sequence ATGGGGAAGTTTAGGATTGAAATAAAAGAATTAGCAAAAAAGCAGATTATTCAGCACTATAAATCAGGAGATAAAAAAAGTATAAAAAATATTGAAAAAATTCTCTTAGAGCTTTCCCAGACTCCTTTTGAGGGAATTGGAAATCCTGAACCTTTAAAATATGAACTTACTGGATTTTGGTCCAGGCGTATAAATCAAAAAGACAGAATGATATACTATTTGGAAGATGATACTGTTACAGTTTTTGTCGTTTCAGCAAAAGGTCATTATTCTCATAAATAA
- a CDS encoding DUF2683 family protein, whose amino-acid sequence MTTIKINEQTKTGKAFMAMFEAFFKGVEGIEVVEIDDYGQVNEERSTYNPEFVDMVLKSAKDKNSTEINPKDVWGSLGLK is encoded by the coding sequence ATGACTACAATTAAAATTAATGAACAAACCAAAACCGGCAAAGCTTTTATGGCTATGTTCGAGGCTTTTTTTAAAGGTGTTGAAGGTATTGAAGTTGTTGAAATAGACGATTATGGGCAGGTTAATGAGGAAAGAAGTACATATAATCCTGAGTTTGTAGATATGGTTTTGAAATCTGCTAAAGATAAAAATAGCACAGAAATTAATCCTAAGGATGTATGGGGAAGTTTAGGATTGAAATAA
- a CDS encoding Nif3-like dinuclear metal center hexameric protein codes for MKIKEIITVLEEMAPLAYAEDFDNVGLLVGDTETESSGVLVCHDALETVIEEAITKNCNLVVCFHPILFSGIKKITGKNYVERAILKAIKNDIAIYAVHTALDNHSQGVNKIFCDSLGLANPKVLIPKQNFIQKLVTYTTPDNSDKVRNALFEAGAGTIGNYDNCSFNSEGFFTFQGNEDSNPVIGEKGKLYTGTEIKIEVIFEKHLQSGILKALFSNHIYEEVAYEIYNLQNSHQNIGLGMIGELESEMDEKDFLHFVKDKMTANGIRHSAFTGKKIKKVAVLGGSGSFAIKNAIQAGADAFLTADLKYHQFYEAENKLLLADIGHFESERYTKNYIVDYLRKKILNFAIILSEENTNPVKYL; via the coding sequence ATGAAAATAAAAGAAATAATCACTGTACTAGAAGAAATGGCTCCTTTGGCTTACGCCGAGGATTTTGACAATGTTGGACTTTTAGTGGGCGATACAGAAACAGAAAGTTCCGGAGTTCTGGTTTGTCACGATGCTTTAGAAACTGTAATCGAAGAAGCTATTACCAAAAACTGCAATCTGGTGGTTTGTTTTCATCCGATATTATTCTCCGGAATCAAAAAAATCACAGGTAAAAATTATGTAGAACGTGCCATTTTAAAGGCTATAAAAAACGATATTGCTATTTATGCCGTTCATACCGCTTTAGACAATCATTCGCAAGGGGTAAACAAAATATTTTGTGATTCTTTGGGCTTAGCGAATCCAAAGGTTTTGATTCCGAAGCAGAATTTCATTCAAAAATTAGTTACTTACACCACTCCTGATAATTCAGATAAAGTTAGGAATGCATTGTTTGAAGCCGGTGCAGGGACAATTGGAAATTATGACAACTGCAGTTTCAATTCTGAAGGCTTTTTTACGTTTCAGGGAAACGAAGATAGCAATCCCGTAATTGGAGAAAAAGGAAAATTATATACCGGAACCGAAATAAAAATTGAAGTTATTTTCGAAAAACATTTACAATCCGGAATTTTAAAAGCCCTTTTTTCAAATCACATTTATGAAGAAGTAGCGTATGAAATTTATAATTTACAAAATTCACATCAAAATATAGGCTTAGGTATGATTGGCGAACTGGAATCTGAAATGGATGAAAAGGATTTCCTTCACTTCGTAAAAGATAAAATGACTGCCAATGGAATCCGACACTCAGCCTTCACAGGAAAAAAAATAAAGAAAGTTGCCGTTTTGGGAGGCTCAGGAAGCTTTGCCATAAAAAATGCAATCCAGGCCGGGGCAGATGCTTTTTTGACAGCCGATTTAAAATACCATCAATTTTATGAAGCAGAAAATAAATTACTTTTAGCCGATATTGGTCATTTTGAGAGTGAACGTTATACAAAAAATTATATTGTTGATTATCTTAGAAAAAAAATCCTTAATTTTGCCATCATTTTATCAGAAGAAAATACAAATCCAGTTAAGTACTTATAG
- a CDS encoding zinc ribbon domain-containing protein has translation MTNTKELSVEDKLRAIYDLQLIDSRIDEIRNVRGELPLEVEDLEDEVAGLSTRSEKLKGELEVVEEQIKAKKNAIEEHKEVIKKYTKQQESVRNNREFNSLTKEVEFQELEIQLAEKQIKEMKASIEHKKEVISNLKEKLEAKSSHLKHKKSELDAIMAETQKEEIFLTEKSAEYAAQIEERLLAAYNRIRSSVRNGLAVVSIERGASAGSFFTIPPQTQVEIASRKKIITDEHSGRILVDSALADEEREKMEQLFAKI, from the coding sequence ATGACGAATACGAAAGAATTAAGTGTTGAGGACAAGTTAAGAGCAATATACGATTTACAGCTTATTGACTCGAGAATTGACGAAATCAGAAACGTAAGAGGGGAACTTCCATTAGAAGTTGAAGATTTAGAAGATGAAGTTGCGGGTCTGAGCACTCGTTCAGAGAAACTAAAAGGTGAACTTGAAGTGGTTGAAGAGCAAATCAAAGCAAAGAAAAATGCAATTGAAGAGCACAAAGAAGTTATTAAAAAGTACACTAAACAACAAGAATCAGTTCGTAATAACAGAGAATTTAATTCTTTGACAAAAGAAGTTGAATTTCAGGAATTAGAAATTCAATTGGCTGAGAAACAAATAAAAGAGATGAAAGCTTCTATCGAACATAAGAAAGAAGTTATTTCAAATCTAAAAGAAAAATTAGAAGCTAAAAGTTCACACTTAAAACATAAAAAATCTGAGTTAGATGCTATTATGGCTGAGACTCAAAAAGAAGAAATCTTCTTAACTGAGAAATCTGCTGAGTATGCTGCCCAAATCGAAGAGAGATTATTGGCTGCTTACAACAGAATCAGAAGCAGTGTCCGTAACGGATTAGCTGTAGTTTCTATTGAAAGAGGAGCTTCTGCAGGATCATTTTTCACAATTCCGCCACAAACTCAGGTAGAAATTGCTTCAAGAAAGAAAATCATAACTGATGAGCATTCAGGAAGAATCTTAGTTGACAGCGCACTTGCTGACGAAGAGAGAGAAAAAATGGAACAATTGTTCGCTAAAATCTAA